The window TTTAACTTTGTATATTCATCGTTAATGCGCCTTTTCCACACCATATTTCTTTTTTTGATTCTGACATCAGTTTCAAGCGGACAGGTACACAACTTTCGTAATTATTCCATTGAAGACGGTTTAACGCAATCCAGAGTTAGCACCATTGCACAGGATAAATCCGGATACATCTGGCTGGGGACTCTAGGCGGAGGGGTTTGTCGTTTCGACGGGAAACAGTTTATTCCCTACAGCATGCAGGATGGTTTAAGCAGCAACATCATTTATAAACTAATTTGCGATTCCAAAGGAATAATTTGGGCAGGAACCTCACAGGGGATTAGTCGATTTAACGGAAAACGATTCGAAAAAATAGCAACGCCATACAACATCGTTGATAAAGCCATTCTCGACATTACAGAAGACAAAACTGGAAATTTATGGTTCGCAACCAATGGCTATGGAGTCATTCGTTTTGACGGCTTAAAATACCACAAATTTGGAATACAAGACGGTTTAGGCTTTAGTGAGGTTAGCTCCATCTATTGTGATAAAAATAATACACTATGGGCAGGATCTTCAGGATACGGTATTGCTAAATTCAATAATGAGTTTTTTGAAAATGTAACTGAAAAAGCGCAATTAAACGGTGATTATATCCGTGAGATTTCGGAAGGACCAAGAAAAAATCTCATTGTATTTACGGAAAAAGGAGCGCAGGAATTCAATGGCAAAACATTTCAGTCTTCCATAGATTCTTTCCCCCCGGATGTAAAAATTTACCACGCATTTGAAAATGGCGATCAGTGGTTGGCAACTTCACAATCGATTTACCGGATTTCAGAAAAAAAAGAACCGTTGACGCTGGAGAATGGTTTAAGCTCAAATCAATTGTTGTGTTTATTCGAAGACAATGAAAAAAACATTTGGTTTGGTTTTGATGGTTCGGGCTGCAGTGTTTTTTCAGGCGATCGTTTTATCCATTTCGACCGCTATTCAGGATTGCCGGGAAACAGTGTAAATACCATTTACGAAGATGAATCCGGAATCATTTGGGTGGGCACCCAAAACGGATTAGCATATAACGAAGGCGAAGGTTTTCATCCACTTCATCTGGTTGGTTCTTCCTCCTATAATGTAAAAGCTATCATCGAAGACCGGGAAGGAAATTTATGGATAGGAACAGATAATTCGATTATTCGCACCAACGGTCCTTCTTGCCAGGTTTACAGTCAACATTCCGAGGGAAACATCCAATCGGTCCATTTTCTTTTTCAGGATCCTTACAACGGGGAATTATTTGCCGGGACCAACCTTGGCGTATTAAAATACAACGGCATTACGTTTGAACCCGCGTTTCAATCGCTCTTACCTGCGTGTAAGGTAAATTCCATCCGCATGCCTTCGCGGGAAGATTTGTGGATCAATACCGACAAAGGTGCCTTTCGCTATAACGGAGAAAGTTTGGTTCATCTACCCTTACGCGATGAATTCGGAAAGTTGGATGCTATTGATGTATGGAAAGATCCAAGGGGAAATTTTTGGATTATTACAGGAAGAGGAATTGTAATAAAACGCAAAGATGAAAGTTATGAGCACATCAAAAAACGGGATGGTCTCTGCTCTGAAAATCTAACCCTGATTTTATACGATAATCAATCCTTATGGATTGGATCGGACCATGGATTGGATAAAATTACACCCAACGAAGATTGGTCCATAAAAAGCATCGAACACTACGGAAAAACTGAAGGACTTAGAGGAGTAGAGTGTAATCCGGCCGCCGGTATCATTGATAAAAACGGAATGATGTGGATTGGTACCACCAATGGAGCTACACGCTATAATCATTTACTTGATTTGGAAAATGGAAATAAGCCCGTAGTTCATATTACCGGATTGCGGTTAAACTATGATAAAACAAACTGGACAAACAAATATCCCAATCAGGAGCTGGATGATCAATTGCCGAATAATATCGTTTTAAATTATAGCGACAACCACATCACGTTCGACTTTATCGCTTTTCAATATAAAAATCCGGATAATTTATATTACCGTTTTTTCCTTGAAGGCTTTGATGAAAAGTGGTCGCCCCCAACCAAAGAAAACCAGGCTACCTATTCGAATATTCCTCCGGGGAAATACAAGTTTATGGTTGCAGCAAAAACCAGTAATGGCAATTGGGGACCGGTAGATGAATTTATATTCGAAGTGGACGCTCCATTCTGGAGAAAGAAATGGTTCTATGCTTTGTTGATGCCCTTAATGGTAATTTTCTTTTATCTCATTCTTTTGTTCAGAACAAGGAATCTGAATCGTGCAAAAAGGAGACTGGAAGAAAAAGTCAGAATACGCACACAGGAATTAAATCAGCAAAAAGACGAGCTTGAAAAACTATCGATTGTTGCGTCGAACATGAACGAAGGCGTTCTTATTTGCGGTCCCGACGGCTCCATTGAATGGATCAACGATTCCTTCTTCCGGATGGCCGGTTATTCGAAAGAAGATTTTAATTCCTCTGTATATGGAAAAGCACAAACATTGCAGGAGTTAAGTTCCTTTCCGGGTATTGACCAGGTGGTAAAAGGATTTGTTACGAAAAAAGAAACGGTAGTATTCGATTCATCCCATTTTAACAAAGAAGGAAAAACGATTTGGACACGCGGCTCGATTGTTCCCATCTACAATAAGCGTTTTGAATTAGAAAAAATCATTGTCATTTATACCGACATCACCGACCGAAAATTAGCAGAGCTGGCCTTAGAGCAATCGAATAAAGATTTTCTGGATAGCATAAAATATGCACGCAGAATTCAGGAAGCAATTCTACCGGATATTCACCGCCTGGAACAAGAGTATCCGGATTCGTTTATGTTCTATCAGCCACGCGATATTGTAAGCGGAGATTTTTACTGGTTCACGAAAATCAACAATGTATTTTTGGTGGCAGTGGCAGATTGTACCGGACATGGTGTACCGGGAGCGTTTATGAGCTTGATTGGAAATGAATTCCTTCATCAGATTTCGAATGATGCCTTTGTTACCGGTCCCGAACAGTGTTTACACTTCCTCGATAAGCAGGTCACCCGTGCCTTGCACCAGGAAGGAGAAGCACGCGAATCGCGCGACGGAATGGATATTGGTCTTTGCGCATTGCATACCGACTCCATGCTTTGTCAGTTCTCCGGAGCAAACATTCCCATGTATCTGGTTCGCGAAGGCGAAGTGCTGGAATATGATTCGTTGAAGGAATCCATTGGTGGATTTAATGAGCGCGGAAAAGAATTTTACTCCCACGAATTTTTACTCTTACCGGGCGATTGTATCTACATGACTACGGATGGTTTTATTGATCAGTTTGGCGGTGAAAAAGGAAAAAAATTCATGCGGCGCCGGTTCAAGGAAATGCTGGTGAAAATCCATGCTTTACCAATGAAAGAACAACAAGAAATGATTCAGGAGGAATTTCGTTTGTGGGCGGGCGGGCGAAAACAGATCGACGATGTATTGGTGATTGGAATCCGCATCCACTGATTTTTTATTGGGGATATTCAACAAAAGGGCGACATTTGTGTTTTCCTAATTAGCTCATGCAAACAGATATCAAGAAGAAGGGCGTTGCCATTTTAGGTTCAACAGGATCCATTGGAACGCAAGCGCTGGAAGTCATCGAATCTCATCCCGAAGAGTTTTCGCTGGAAGTGATTACAGCCAATAAAAATGCAGATCTTCTGATTGCTCAATCCCGAAAATTTCTGCCAAACACGGTTGTGATTACCGACAAATCACTTCACAAGGTGGTAAAAGATGCCTTAGCTGATTTGGATATTAAAGTTTACACCGGAGAAGAATCGCTGGAACAAGTTGTGAGCATGAGCACGATCGACATTGTGCTTACTGCCATGGTGGGTTATTCCGGATTAAAGCCTACCATCGCTGCAATTGAAGCCGGAAAAGATATCGCTTTAGCCAACAAAGAAACCCTGGTGGTTGCGGGTGCGCTTATTACTAAAATGTGCAAAGAAAAAGGGGTTAACATTTATCCGGTGGACAGCGAACATTCTGCGATTTTTCAATGTTTGGTGGGTGAGTTTCATAATCCAATTGAAAAAATATATCTCACGGCATCGGGCGGACCCTTCCGTGGTAAGTCGCGTGCCGAATTAGAAAAAGTAACAAAAGCTCAGGCGCTAAAACATCCCAACTGGGAAATGGGTGCAAAAATCACCATCGATTCCGCTTCATTAATGAATAAAGGATTAGAGGTGATTGAAGCGAAATGGTTGTTCGGATTAAACGATGATCAGATTGATGTGATTGTTCATCCACAGTCCATCATCCACAGCATTGTTCAATTTAAAGATGGATCCATGAAAGCGCAAATGGGATTACCGGATATGAAATTACCCATTCAGTTTGCATTAGGATACCCACAACGCTTATCCTCCTCTTTTCCCCGTTTTAATTTTCTGGACTACCCACAACTCACCTTTGAGCAAGCCGATAAATCAACCTTTAAAAATCTTGATCTGGCTTATACCGCCATGAAAAAAGGAGGGAACATGGCTTGTATTTTAAACGCAGCCAATGAAATTGCCGTACAGGCCTTTTTAGAAGAGAAAATCGGGTTTTTAGACATTGCCAGTATCAACGAACGTTGCATGGAAAAAATGCATTTTATTGCTCAGCCAACGCTTGAAGATTATGTGCACACCAATGCGGAAACAAGATCGTTTGCATTGGAATTATTCTAACCTCCCGCAACAAAAATTAAGCTGTTGTTTTTTTCATTGGTTTCTTCAATGACGTTCTCCAAATCGAGAATCACTTTGATCTCGCAATTCGGATCGTAAATCCAGTGACCGTAAATCAGAAAATCCAATACATATTTTTTTCCCGGTCCAACCGAAGGAATCACACAATAACTTTCAAAATATTCATCATCGGCATTGGGATCCGTTGCAATGTATTCCAACTCCGATGCAATGCGCAGCTGATCTCCTTTTAATCCTTCTGCTTTTGCTGTTTTTGCACTGAGATCAATATCCTTTAACTGTGCGAGTGTTGGATAACTATTAACCGTTCCTTTATTCATGATAATCACCCGTACTCTGGTTCCGTCAATTTCTTCGAGGTATTCGGGGTCGAGGATTTCTACAACGGATAAATCAACATATTCTTTTTTATTGCTGATCAACTGACGTTCACCCCAGGATTCATATTGAGGTGGCGCCTGAATTAAATCGAAGGTATGATCTTCCTCCATCACCGGTTCTTCGGTGTTGCATTCGGAAGAATAAAGATTGATGTAATCAAAAATAATATCCAATGCCTCCTGGCGCATATCGTTAACCGTTATTAAAGGTTCATCACGCACCTGCACCATCACATTGTACACATAACACCAATCGCGGTCCAAATTGTATTGCGCTATAATTAATCCGTAAATGATAGCATGTGTTCTGGTGGGACCCCGATTAAACGCCTGCCATGCCAGATAATGTGCTTTTAACGGTTCAAAATAATTACCCATTGCCTGCAAATAGGCCAAACAGATTAATTCATCTTGTGAGAGTAATTCTGTACCCGGATAGGTTTCGGGTGTTTCTCCGCGATAAACCAAAACACTATCGAAAAATGCGAGTGGAAGTTTATGTTTCCCGGCCAGATAATCGCGGTACGCATTTACATATTCCATTTTCCCCCAACTCAGGGCATTGATCAAGGCCATTTTCTGATCGATTGGGTGACTACCACTCAAAAACGCAATCGACTCCTTATTCAGCGCTTCAGCTTCGGTGGCTGCTTTTACTTGCGGTATATCCATGTAAGCCGTATAAAACGGAGTAGAGGTTAATGGCGAGTCCGCTAAAACAATTGGGCTTCGAAGTACAAGCGCCAAAACAAGAATAATTAATGCGTTCCTTTTCATGAGTACAAATCTAAAGAGTCCAACGAAACTCCAGACACAAAGTTATACGGGCTTTACCGTATTTGCACCTCGGGTGATAGAAAATCGTACTTTTGGAAAAAACCTGAATACATGGAATACCTGGTGCAAGCCGGACAATTGATCCTGAGTCTTTCAATTCTGATCGTTTTACACGAATTCGGACATTTTATACCTGCTCGTATTTTTAAAACCAGAGTCGAAAAATTTTATCTCTTTTTTAATCCCTGGTTTTCTCTTTTCAAAGTGAAAAAAGGAGAAACCGAGTGGGGACTGGGATGGCTTCCTTTAGGAGGTTATGTAAAAATTTCGGGGATGATTGATGAGAGTATGGATAAAGAACAAATGTCCAAACCCGCCGAACCCTGGGAATTCAGAAGTAAACCAGCTTGGCAACGATTAATCATTATGCTGGGTGGTGTTACTGTTAATTTCATTCTTGGTTACCTCATTTACATCATGGTATTATTTGTTTGGGGAAAACAGTATTTACCTACAGAAAACGCCACGTATGGAATGTACATCAACAATCCTGCTTTATTGGGAGAAGACAAATTACTGCACGGAGATATTCTTGTGAGTGTAGAAGGCCATCAACCCAAAACACTGGCCGATGCGGGCACAATGATCATCATCGACGGTGCGCGTAAATTAGAAGTCATTCGCAACGGTTCGCTTAAACAAGTCACCCTACCGGGTGATATCAGCGATCAGTTATTGGAAAGCGGAAAAAAATCTTTGCCTTTTGATCCGCGTGTTCCCTTTGTAGCCGAAAGCGTAAAAAAAGGAATGGGTGCAGATGCAGCGGGAATTCAAAAAGGAGATAGCATTATTGGGGTGGACAATGAAATGAATCCTTTCTTTCAGGATATAGCCAATTATCTGGGCGAACACAAAGCCAGCACAGTCCAATTACATATCGTGCGCAATGATTCATCGTTAACCATTCCCGTAGAAGTAAATGAAGACGGATTCATCGGTATACAACCGGTTAGTCCCGATAAATTTCTAAGCTATAAAACCGAAAAATTTACCTTTCTGGAATCGATTCCCGAAGGCATAAGTACGGGAACAGAAACGCTCGTTAATTATGTAAAATCACTGGCCCTGGTATTTTCACCGGCCGGCGCCAAACAACTGGGAGGATTTGGAAGCATAGGTGGTATGTTTCCAAAAAGTTGGGACTGGCAAAAGTTTTGGTTGCTCACTGCGTTTATTTC is drawn from Flavobacteriales bacterium and contains these coding sequences:
- the rseP gene encoding RIP metalloprotease RseP, with translation MEYLVQAGQLILSLSILIVLHEFGHFIPARIFKTRVEKFYLFFNPWFSLFKVKKGETEWGLGWLPLGGYVKISGMIDESMDKEQMSKPAEPWEFRSKPAWQRLIIMLGGVTVNFILGYLIYIMVLFVWGKQYLPTENATYGMYINNPALLGEDKLLHGDILVSVEGHQPKTLADAGTMIIIDGARKLEVIRNGSLKQVTLPGDISDQLLESGKKSLPFDPRVPFVAESVKKGMGADAAGIQKGDSIIGVDNEMNPFFQDIANYLGEHKASTVQLHIVRNDSSLTIPVEVNEDGFIGIQPVSPDKFLSYKTEKFTFLESIPEGISTGTETLVNYVKSLALVFSPAGAKQLGGFGSIGGMFPKSWDWQKFWLLTAFISIILAFMNLLPIPALDGGHVMFLIYEMIRGKAPSQKFLEIAQTIGMVLLLGLLVYANLNDILKLF
- a CDS encoding 1-deoxy-D-xylulose-5-phosphate reductoisomerase → MQTDIKKKGVAILGSTGSIGTQALEVIESHPEEFSLEVITANKNADLLIAQSRKFLPNTVVITDKSLHKVVKDALADLDIKVYTGEESLEQVVSMSTIDIVLTAMVGYSGLKPTIAAIEAGKDIALANKETLVVAGALITKMCKEKGVNIYPVDSEHSAIFQCLVGEFHNPIEKIYLTASGGPFRGKSRAELEKVTKAQALKHPNWEMGAKITIDSASLMNKGLEVIEAKWLFGLNDDQIDVIVHPQSIIHSIVQFKDGSMKAQMGLPDMKLPIQFALGYPQRLSSSFPRFNFLDYPQLTFEQADKSTFKNLDLAYTAMKKGGNMACILNAANEIAVQAFLEEKIGFLDIASINERCMEKMHFIAQPTLEDYVHTNAETRSFALELF
- a CDS encoding SpoIIE family protein phosphatase, producing MILTSVSSGQVHNFRNYSIEDGLTQSRVSTIAQDKSGYIWLGTLGGGVCRFDGKQFIPYSMQDGLSSNIIYKLICDSKGIIWAGTSQGISRFNGKRFEKIATPYNIVDKAILDITEDKTGNLWFATNGYGVIRFDGLKYHKFGIQDGLGFSEVSSIYCDKNNTLWAGSSGYGIAKFNNEFFENVTEKAQLNGDYIREISEGPRKNLIVFTEKGAQEFNGKTFQSSIDSFPPDVKIYHAFENGDQWLATSQSIYRISEKKEPLTLENGLSSNQLLCLFEDNEKNIWFGFDGSGCSVFSGDRFIHFDRYSGLPGNSVNTIYEDESGIIWVGTQNGLAYNEGEGFHPLHLVGSSSYNVKAIIEDREGNLWIGTDNSIIRTNGPSCQVYSQHSEGNIQSVHFLFQDPYNGELFAGTNLGVLKYNGITFEPAFQSLLPACKVNSIRMPSREDLWINTDKGAFRYNGESLVHLPLRDEFGKLDAIDVWKDPRGNFWIITGRGIVIKRKDESYEHIKKRDGLCSENLTLILYDNQSLWIGSDHGLDKITPNEDWSIKSIEHYGKTEGLRGVECNPAAGIIDKNGMMWIGTTNGATRYNHLLDLENGNKPVVHITGLRLNYDKTNWTNKYPNQELDDQLPNNIVLNYSDNHITFDFIAFQYKNPDNLYYRFFLEGFDEKWSPPTKENQATYSNIPPGKYKFMVAAKTSNGNWGPVDEFIFEVDAPFWRKKWFYALLMPLMVIFFYLILLFRTRNLNRAKRRLEEKVRIRTQELNQQKDELEKLSIVASNMNEGVLICGPDGSIEWINDSFFRMAGYSKEDFNSSVYGKAQTLQELSSFPGIDQVVKGFVTKKETVVFDSSHFNKEGKTIWTRGSIVPIYNKRFELEKIIVIYTDITDRKLAELALEQSNKDFLDSIKYARRIQEAILPDIHRLEQEYPDSFMFYQPRDIVSGDFYWFTKINNVFLVAVADCTGHGVPGAFMSLIGNEFLHQISNDAFVTGPEQCLHFLDKQVTRALHQEGEARESRDGMDIGLCALHTDSMLCQFSGANIPMYLVREGEVLEYDSLKESIGGFNERGKEFYSHEFLLLPGDCIYMTTDGFIDQFGGEKGKKFMRRRFKEMLVKIHALPMKEQQEMIQEEFRLWAGGRKQIDDVLVIGIRIH